A stretch of Mastomys coucha isolate ucsf_1 unplaced genomic scaffold, UCSF_Mcou_1 pScaffold3, whole genome shotgun sequence DNA encodes these proteins:
- the Rpl36 gene encoding 60S ribosomal protein L36, giving the protein MAVRYPMAVGLNKGHKVTKNVSKARHSRRRGRLTKHTKFVRDMIREVCGFAPYERRAMELLKVSKDKRALKFIKKRVGTHIRAKRKREELSNVLAAMRKAAAKKD; this is encoded by the exons ATGGCCGTGCGCTACCCAATGGCCGTGGGCCTCAACAAGGGCCACAAGGTGACGAAGAACGTCAGCAAGGCGAGACACAGCCGGCGCCGCGGG CGCCTCACAAAGCACACCAAGTTCGTGCGGGACATGATCCGGGAAGTGTGCGGCTTCGCGCCCTACGAGCGGCGCGCCATGGAGTTGCTCAAAGTGTCCAAGGACAAGCGGGCACTCAAGTTCATCAAGAAGAGG GTGGGCACACACATCCGAGCCAAGAGAAAGCGGGAGGAGCTGAGCAACGTGCTGGCAGCCATGAGGAAGGCGGCGGCCAAGAAGGATTGA